In Festucalex cinctus isolate MCC-2025b chromosome 1, RoL_Fcin_1.0, whole genome shotgun sequence, the sequence TCCAGGTCAATCTGAAGATGAGGATACGGATATCGTACTCAAGTCAAGGATCTTGCATTCAGGACACAGTTCAGATTGATTCCTTTCCTGGGCTTTCCTGATGGGCAACTGTCAGTCAGACCATCAGACCTCCATACGACCATTCCTCAGATtcctgatttgttttttttacactaatgtTGAACTTCGATAGAGAACACAACCTCATGATCTATTTGGTATTGCATTCTCTACTttggaatacaaaaaaaaaaaaaaaaaacactcaagtaTTGCTGTTTTCCAATGTCAACTAGCTATTAAGTGTCACCCCTAGGTGTAATATTCAGGGTTTTGAATTctgtagtaattttttttttgccttttcttttgaaatAATGAATGTCTTGTAGCACACCATTTGCACCCCCTCCAtctttttttaaggaattggTAAACGGCTCATAGtcagaggtgggtaatccaggtccagaaagtaaaaaccctgccacagtttggctttagccacaggtgcatctaatcaaccagcaggtaaacaagttacttACCAATCGGTCAAGTAGAACCTCCTATGACTCGAGGcgaactgtggcagggtttttactttctggacctggattacccacctctgctcaTTACAAACAAATGAACCATCACGATACTAGCATATCAGACACTCACAGCTCCCCTCTTTTCCGTGCCTTTCTTTCTCATTTGCTAATTATATTGCAATCATCATTACAATTACTGTAAAAAGGCATAACATTTTGAACAATGTCCATTTGTTGATTATTTACAGTcacttttaataatttttaaggactgtaatgtagaattgtttttccattatttcattttaaagaCCAATGTACGTATATTTTTAAAAGAGGGCGTGAGTACATTCAGAAGTCCTCGAAATAACTGGAAACCCTTGGGTGTCCGCAGTGGTATTCTAAACGGATGTTCAAACTGTTGCAGAACTAAGAAAACTATTTCAAGTGTTTGGATTCACGTTCATTCTCTAATAAAGACGAGACCGTTTCAGCACCTTCAGCAACAATGTGTATTGGTAATCTCTTAATTTGACCAGTGTGTGCATTGGAGAAAGGTGCAAAACTCAACTTGAGCATTTATTCACAAGCAATAATTACCACAGCATTGTTAAAACTCTGCATGAGTGCCTGTATAAACAGGGCAACTCAGAAATCCAATGTGGGTTACAAAAACATTCACAAAGGAAAcacaccttttttctttttcttttttttttttttttttttttgtctgtgaggggtgagtttgtttttttatcgtaGCATGGTTAAATGAAATTGGGACACCTAAAGCATTGGCACACAGTTGGTATCGTGTTAAGCGCTGTTCATGATGATCCGAGTTGTACATCAGGTGTATGGTGCGATTCCCCTCCCCTGAGAGCCAACACCAGATGAAGCACAGAGCCTCCCTGGATTTTGTAGTCTGCAGCCGTCTTCTCATCGTTCCTGAAAATATAAGACTATGCTTTACTTGATTACAGATGAAGAAAAGGTTTTCTTTCTGTGAAGGCGCTCACATCTGTTTTCCACTGTAGATGAGTCTTTGTTGTTGAGGGGGTATGCCTTCCTTTTCTTCCACCCTTTCTTTAATTCGCTCCACCTAGAAAGCCAAGAAAAATGCTGATACATGTTTCTGTATCGTGAGTTTTAATGACGAGTTTTGAAATGGCATTACCTTGTCTGTGGGCTCAATGTCAATTTCTATTTCTTTTCCAGTCAGAGTCTGAAACCGAACGAACACATCAGACCTGGTATCACCCTTATGTAGCACAAGCTAAACTGGCATCTTTTTTTATGTACTGGAAATTCCGTTAACTATTTTTGTGCTTGTTACGTAGAGCGATTATCTCTTATTTTAACCCCATGACAACAGAACTGACCATTGCGTCCACACAATGAGAAGTTTCTCACTTTGCAGGTTACAAAGTATAGCATAAAGAACGTTACGTCAGATCAATAATGATGTGCCAATTGTAAATTACTTCACCTATGTAAGACGAAGCCACACAACAAACGTATTGTTTATAATACAGTGGAAGCTACACATAGATACAAAATGAAACGGTCATCTTATTTGAAAACATAGCTCCAAAGAGCAAACTTTCATGTTTTATGTAACATGAGAAACGTCTTACCTTCACTTTGATCAGCATTTTGAACGAGGAATATGACACAATTTTATATTATGTGAACATGTAATGAATAAAGCGATTGACTCGGTGTGACTATTTCTAAACTGGTCGCCGGGATGATTCAGGACTACTTCCTGTGTAACAAGCTAAACGTTCCGAAAGTCGAAAGTGACGTACAGATAATAAGTTCCACTTTTTGTGATTGGTTACGGTATCGCGTGATGATTAAACGTGACTTCACACTTTTGTAACTATTTACCACTTCAGGCCCATGTGATGTGTGGCTTACAAGAAGTAAGCTTGTGAgtgagtgtatatatatatttaaataaaaaaataaataaatacaaaataaataaaaacttgaccACTTCGGGCTCCAGGCgggggagtggaaccgtcacttaccttcggtgccggttggcgtgggttcacgcctccgcctgggagacccatgtggcttacgTGAACTGAgcttgtgtgaatgagtgatggAAAATATAAGTTATTGACCAGGGGCCACATATGACCCAAtcagaatatttatttaaaaaatatataagtaaaaaaaaaacaaaacaaaaaaaatcttctccATTGGtatgactgtaaaaaaaaaaaaactgttcgctaagtgcacggctgttgtgttttggcgagtttacggccgacaccggtgcaaattggcaataattaattgccacggtgatgaacttactctccccccggctttgtttcgtgtttctgaattaaattgaacttcctgaatccgtcataaaatgcagaggaatcgccactctgtggcggcccagccatagcgacagcgggacttggtgtgaaactccagcagacaccgatgtgtattgtgatgtgtattgcgcaagtcggaaggcaaacgcacgagcggagcaacgccgtaacccccccgtgcgagcccgtcgcagaagcatactgtacGTTTTTGTCGCATACACGTTATTTttcattggggggaaaaaaaagtttaatttatactttgttttgtgaatttctgtacttttttaaaaacatttttattcatggatcaaggatcataaaaaaaattctatataaagtaagcaattttttttagcataattagtcttttatatatatatatatacatacacacacacacacacatatacatatatatatatatatatatatatatatatatatatatatatatatatatatatatatatatagtttgaaatggTTAGGTTGTGGAGTAAAATTGTTTTACATTATTTCAATACACATTTCTTTCATCTTCATACTCCTTCATAATCCTGcccgttttaaaaaatatatatatcagaaCAAAAGTTtccccctgcgattggctggcaaccagttcagggtgtaccccgcctactgcccagagccagctgagatgggcgccagcaccccccttgtgaggaataagcggtcaagaaaatggatggatggatggaagtttccCCACTTGTCACGTGTGTACAAAGTAGGCCGGTCTAAAAGCCTTTTCCTCCTCCCGCACAGATGTTTGTCATTGGTATGATTAGGCAGGAAGTGTGTATATAATTCCACTTGCAAGGTTCGTTGGTTTATTTAGCCATGCTTCTCAATCTCTTCTTAGGTGTGACACtcttggctgattttgcaaccGCATATGATGAAGGTACTGAACACAAATGCTTTGTTTGTGGTTATGCAACAGAGCTTTCCATATCAGCATTCTTTCATTGCAGATATCAAAATTAATTGTTGGAAAGACTCTGTAAACATCACATGGAGGATCAATCAGGAGCTGGTGCCACACTCGACCCGTTTTTTCCTTGGCAACTGCATACGGTCGAGTGTGACTAGTATGCCAATAGGAGAGTGGGAACTACATTTTGACTACAAATTCAGAAACTGTAAATTTCAAAAAAAGGTAGGAGGGGAAAGATAATCATCTGAATTGTCGGAGGCTTCTTGTTGACCAATCTGTTTTCACAGATAAGAGGAAAACATCTTGTTCATCAGAATGTATTGAGCTACAATCCTGGGTCAAAGACAAAACCGCCAGTTTATGAGTATTTCTTTGAATGTGTCCAGAAAAGGTGCAGTATAATTTTGTCTACTGTTTTTCCTGATATCATTTAAAACGTTCTCTGTATGTTTTAGGCCAGAAGGGTGGATTCCTCCATTCCTGAACCCAGgtgccagtgttgccacagggCGGGGTGGCCTTGTCTTCCATATGGCGCTCCTCAATGGTGATTCCCCACACTGTCatacaaaacatgttttaaaatctGCATCTGAGTGCCAATGTACCCACCCCATACAGCACAAATGTCAGGCATAGCAAAATCGAATGTAATCTCGCTGGGCTCGTTCATGCCTATCTGGGCGGCTGTGGAGCAGAAAGCCCATCAACCGTTACGTCTGTTCATGGAGGAATGTGTGGCAGCCCCCACTGCACAGCTGCAGCCAGAACAGCAGATTTATCCCATCATTCTCAACAAAGGGTAGGTTTCGCACTGCCTTTAGT encodes:
- the nedd8l gene encoding NEDD8 — protein: MLIKVKTLTGKEIEIDIEPTDKVERIKERVEEKEGIPPQQQRLIYSGKQMNDEKTAADYKIQGGSVLHLVLALRGGESHHTPDVQLGSS
- the LOC144003958 gene encoding zona pellucida sperm-binding protein 3-like, which gives rise to MLLNLFLGVTLLADFATAYDEDIKINCWKDSVNITWRINQELVPHSTRFFLGNCIRSSVTSMPIGEWELHFDYKFRNCKFQKKIRGKHLVHQNVLSYNPGSKTKPPVYEYFFECVQKRPEGWIPPFLNPGASVATGRGGLVFHMALLNAQMSGIAKSNVISLGSFMPIWAAVEQKAHQPLRLFMEECVAAPTAQLQPEQQIYPIILNKGCLTDSIKGNSAFVPRYHSSAIVLSLQSSMFGVGKVYIHCKLVAWDPEVLDETKKACQYSKQTGGWELIDDPSQSDLCSCCDDTCKTRSKRGIEWRSQGLSQLSVLGPLIIVDMSDRRRSLMA